In the genome of Pirellulales bacterium, one region contains:
- a CDS encoding sigma-54-dependent Fis family transcriptional regulator, whose product MDSLDEFDLSQPSYELRSATRSLVTYTPAMFDMLAELEVAATHDVTVLLIGETGSGKTYLARLIHELSSRVEERFCTVACGALPPDLIESELFGHVKGAFTGAERDKAGKFAAAGRGSLLLDEIDVLPLDHQAKLLRVLETGEYEPVGSNDTAHNESRLIVASNYDLEQLVAANRFRMDLYYRLNVLKFHLLPLRERPRDVEFLARQFVARHAVEHGIVLHEITSDFLDALANYDWPGNIRELENVTRRAVLYCRDAVLTSEQLPSNLRPARELVAVGADDRRRSSRLELSVETHERRIIEESLARHQQHRGATARSLGISRVTLYNKMKKFGLLG is encoded by the coding sequence GTGGATTCCCTCGACGAATTCGATTTGTCGCAGCCCAGCTACGAACTGCGCAGCGCCACCCGCTCGCTCGTCACCTACACGCCGGCGATGTTCGACATGCTAGCCGAGCTCGAAGTTGCCGCGACGCACGACGTGACGGTGCTTCTCATCGGCGAGACGGGGAGCGGCAAGACCTACCTTGCGCGGCTCATCCACGAGCTTTCCAGCCGCGTCGAGGAACGGTTTTGCACGGTCGCGTGCGGGGCCTTGCCCCCCGATCTGATCGAGAGCGAGCTCTTCGGCCATGTGAAAGGGGCGTTCACCGGCGCGGAACGCGACAAGGCTGGCAAGTTCGCCGCCGCCGGCCGCGGTTCCTTGCTACTCGATGAAATCGACGTCCTGCCGCTCGACCACCAGGCAAAGCTGCTGCGCGTCCTCGAAACCGGCGAATACGAACCGGTCGGCAGCAACGACACGGCCCATAACGAATCGCGCTTGATCGTCGCCTCGAATTACGATCTCGAACAACTGGTCGCGGCGAATCGCTTTCGCATGGACCTGTACTACCGCCTGAACGTGCTCAAATTCCATCTGCTGCCCCTTCGCGAGCGCCCGCGCGACGTCGAGTTTCTCGCGCGGCAGTTCGTCGCGCGGCATGCCGTCGAGCACGGCATCGTGCTGCACGAGATCACGAGCGATTTTCTCGACGCCCTGGCCAACTACGACTGGCCGGGCAATATCCGCGAGCTGGAAAACGTCACGCGGCGCGCGGTCCTGTACTGCCGCGACGCGGTGCTCACCTCGGAGCAGTTGCCGAGCAATCTGCGTCCCGCGCGCGAGCTGGTCGCGGTCGGCGCCGACGATCGACGACGCAGTTCGCGACTCGAGCTGAGCGTGGAGACGCACGAGCGCCGCATTATCGAAGAATCGCTTGCCCGGCACCAGCAGCATCGTGGCGCCACGGCCCGCTCGCTCGGGATCAGCCGCGTGACGCTCTACAACAAGATGAAAAAATTCGGCCTGTTGGGTTAG